The sequence TGACCCCTCCTTCACGGCCACCACGCTGGGCAGCGACATGCGTCAAGGATAGGGCGGGACGGCCGGTAACCTGGGCCGACGTGAGCGTCCAGCGGGTCCTACTGGCCCAGCCCCGAGGGTTCTGCGCCGGCGTCGAGATGGCCATCAAGGCGCTGGCGTGGATGGTGCGCGTCTTCGAGCCGCCCGTGTACTGCTACCACGAGATCGTGCACAACCGGGTAGTCGTGGACCGCTTCCGCCGGCTGGGCGTCGTCTTCGTCGACGACGTGGCCGAGGTTCCGCCTGGAGCCCCGCTGATGCTCAGCGCCCACGGCTCGGCCCCCGAGGTAGTGGCGGCCGCCCGGGCCGGCGGCGGCGTGGTGGTCAACGCCGTCTGCCCGCTGGTCACCAAGGTCCATCACGAGGTGAAGGTCCGGGCCGGCAAGGGCTACACCGTCGTGTACGTGGGCCACGAGGGGCACGAAGAGGCGGTGGGAACCGTCGCCGTGGCTCCCGACGCCGTGCAGCTGGTCGAGACCGAGCAGGACGTGACGGCGCTACCCGACCCCGGCACGCCGGTGGCCCTGCTGGCCCAGACCACGCTCAGCCACGACGAGTGGACGGGCATCATGGAGCGGGCCCGGGACCGGTTCCCCGATCTATGGATGCCGGGCCGCAGCGACCTGTGCTTCGCCACGACCAATCGGCAGGCGGCGCTCAAGGCCATCGCCGACCGCTCCGACGCCGTAGTGGTCCTCGGATCGGCCAACTCCTCGAACACCCGGGCCCTGGAGAAGGTGGCGCGCTCCGCCGGCTGCCGCCGCGTGTACCGGGTCAACTCGGCAGAGGAACTTCCGGATGA comes from Acidimicrobiales bacterium and encodes:
- the ispH gene encoding 4-hydroxy-3-methylbut-2-enyl diphosphate reductase encodes the protein MSVQRVLLAQPRGFCAGVEMAIKALAWMVRVFEPPVYCYHEIVHNRVVVDRFRRLGVVFVDDVAEVPPGAPLMLSAHGSAPEVVAAARAGGGVVVNAVCPLVTKVHHEVKVRAGKGYTVVYVGHEGHEEAVGTVAVAPDAVQLVETEQDVTALPDPGTPVALLAQTTLSHDEWTGIMERARDRFPDLWMPGRSDLCFATTNRQAALKAIADRSDAVVVLGSANSSNTRALEKVARSAGCRRVYRVNSAEELPDDLAGTVGVTAGASAPEELVDAVLARLAPQDGTEAVDVTIEDEYFPPPRELRDLLRAVATAVGCLVMAPADTPAALTDDRAMAASEALSALAS